Proteins from a genomic interval of Microbacterium esteraromaticum:
- a CDS encoding proline iminopeptidase-family hydrolase has protein sequence MTTHTAADVEITEGRFSWHAGSTYYRVARPSDGSPDADGSAVPLLAVHGGPGCTHDYLLSLDDLAGQRTVVYYDQLGSGRSTHLPDAPSDFWTVELFLQELELLLRHLGITEYDLLGQSWGGMLGSEHAVRRPRGLRRLIIADSPASMPQWRAAAVELRNALPGSAGEVIARHEAAGDFTSAEYAAASDVFYAHHVCRISPLPGPVQRTFDLLAEDPTVYHAMNGPSEFMVIGSLREWSVIDRLDRIDVPTLVINGAYDEATDAVVRPFVELIPHAEWVRFDQSSHMPHWEERNEFMRVVSAFLNRVVRDDRVIVTQDSNGHDRTD, from the coding sequence ATGACTACTCATACCGCCGCAGACGTCGAGATCACCGAAGGACGCTTCTCGTGGCATGCCGGCAGCACGTACTACCGCGTCGCCCGCCCCTCCGACGGGTCGCCCGATGCGGACGGCTCGGCTGTGCCGTTGCTCGCCGTGCACGGCGGACCGGGCTGCACGCACGACTACCTGCTGAGCCTCGACGACCTCGCCGGGCAGCGCACCGTCGTGTACTACGACCAACTGGGCAGCGGGCGCTCGACGCATCTTCCCGATGCGCCGAGTGACTTCTGGACCGTTGAACTCTTCTTGCAAGAGCTCGAGCTGTTGCTGCGCCACCTCGGCATCACCGAGTACGACCTGCTGGGGCAGTCGTGGGGCGGAATGCTGGGGTCAGAGCATGCCGTTCGGCGCCCGCGCGGACTGCGGCGCCTGATCATCGCCGACTCCCCCGCGTCGATGCCGCAATGGCGTGCGGCAGCCGTCGAGCTTCGCAATGCGCTCCCGGGTTCGGCGGGCGAGGTCATCGCCCGGCACGAGGCGGCGGGCGACTTCACATCAGCGGAGTACGCCGCAGCATCCGATGTGTTCTACGCGCACCACGTGTGCCGGATCTCTCCGCTGCCCGGTCCGGTGCAGCGCACATTCGATCTGCTGGCCGAGGATCCGACGGTGTATCACGCGATGAACGGCCCGAGCGAGTTCATGGTCATCGGCTCGCTCCGCGAGTGGTCGGTGATCGACCGCCTCGATCGCATCGACGTGCCCACCCTCGTCATCAACGGCGCGTACGACGAGGCGACGGATGCTGTCGTGCGCCCGTTCGTCGAGCTCATCCCGCACGCCGAATGGGTGCGGTTCGACCAGTCGAGCCACATGCCCCACTGGGAGGAGCGGAACGAGTTCATGCGGGTCGTCAGCGCGTTCCTCAACCGGGTGGTACGAGACGACCGAGTCATCGTCACCCAAGACAGCAACGGGCACGACCGCACCGACTAG
- a CDS encoding fatty acid desaturase family protein, with product MGGVRSTTPRAKGGAATEPNLFTPLALQIRNSGLMRRRYGYYWSKIILLTLALLVALVVFVWVGDTWWQLFTAVLLAFLFTQTAFLGHDAAHRQIFVSGRWNNWISLILGDLLVGMSYGWWQHKHTRHHANPNKLGADPDIELPVIAVTTETAQREFGRVLTWLRAHQGILFFPILLFEGVSLHASSVRRVLSRGRLEHRTVEIVFLCIRLVGFITLVFLVLSPGIAAAFLAVQLGVFGFHMGIAFAPNHKGMPIVPRNMKLDFLRRQVMMSRSIRGTRVLDFLMGGLNYQIEHHLFPSMPRPQLRRAAPVIAEYCRRVGVPYTQTGLFAAYAIVIRYINKVGLGERDVFTCPLVEQRNYIGAT from the coding sequence ATGGGCGGCGTACGGAGCACTACCCCCAGAGCGAAGGGCGGCGCGGCCACTGAGCCAAACCTCTTCACCCCACTCGCCTTGCAGATCCGCAACAGCGGCTTGATGCGTCGGCGCTATGGGTACTACTGGAGCAAGATCATCCTGCTCACGCTCGCATTGTTGGTTGCGCTGGTCGTCTTCGTCTGGGTCGGCGACACATGGTGGCAACTTTTCACCGCGGTCCTCCTGGCGTTCCTGTTCACTCAGACAGCATTTCTCGGACACGATGCCGCGCATCGGCAGATCTTCGTCTCTGGACGCTGGAACAACTGGATCAGTCTGATCCTGGGCGATCTGCTGGTTGGGATGAGCTACGGGTGGTGGCAGCACAAACACACCCGTCACCATGCGAACCCCAATAAGCTCGGCGCTGACCCCGACATCGAGCTACCCGTCATCGCGGTGACGACAGAGACCGCACAGCGTGAGTTCGGACGCGTCCTCACGTGGCTGAGGGCGCACCAGGGGATCCTGTTCTTCCCCATTCTGCTGTTCGAAGGTGTCTCGCTACATGCCTCCAGCGTGCGCCGGGTGCTCTCGCGGGGTCGCCTCGAACACCGCACCGTCGAGATCGTGTTCCTCTGTATCCGGCTGGTCGGCTTCATCACGCTCGTGTTCCTGGTGCTCTCTCCCGGTATCGCTGCGGCTTTCCTCGCCGTGCAACTTGGCGTGTTCGGATTCCATATGGGGATCGCCTTTGCTCCCAACCACAAGGGCATGCCGATCGTCCCGCGAAACATGAAGCTCGACTTCTTGCGTCGGCAGGTGATGATGAGCCGGAGCATCCGGGGGACCCGCGTGCTCGATTTCCTCATGGGCGGCTTGAACTACCAGATTGAGCACCACCTCTTTCCTTCGATGCCGCGCCCTCAGTTGAGAAGGGCCGCACCGGTGATCGCCGAGTACTGCCGCCGAGTGGGCGTGCCGTACACACAGACCGGGCTTTTCGCCGCCTACGCCATCGTCATCCGCTACATCAACAAGGTCGGATTGGGCGAGCGCGACGTCTTCACCTGTCCTCTTGTCGAGCAACGCAACTACATTGGTGCCACCTGA
- a CDS encoding alpha/beta fold hydrolase: MNDGRSHEKTRGTLFYDDSPEVGADRVPIVLLPGGSLNSSYLIPLANRLVQAGHRVVRIEARGTRAEGDGRAVTMHTFADEVAAVMARLELPPSWIAGHAFGNRVARTVALDFPGRVHGLILLAAGGTVTPSAEAQEALRIAFSDVTDSEAEAAMIYMVGDPGDAVAAWHAIKEARDPGLGAVQRTANLATPQEEWAPIRPGAKALIIQGTRDQIAPPANGEQLAASNPGNTRLLSIDGAGHLFPFLQPEETARKVLDSI, translated from the coding sequence GTGAACGACGGCAGATCGCACGAGAAAACTAGGGGAACGCTCTTCTACGACGACAGTCCCGAGGTAGGCGCGGACCGGGTCCCAATCGTGCTGTTGCCCGGGGGTAGCCTGAACTCGTCGTACCTCATCCCGCTCGCGAACCGCCTGGTTCAGGCCGGACATCGAGTGGTACGGATCGAAGCGCGCGGCACTCGGGCCGAGGGCGACGGTCGTGCCGTGACGATGCACACATTCGCGGATGAGGTGGCGGCGGTCATGGCGCGCCTCGAACTACCCCCGAGCTGGATCGCTGGACACGCTTTCGGCAATCGGGTGGCGCGGACGGTGGCGTTGGACTTTCCCGGCCGGGTTCACGGACTCATTTTGCTCGCCGCGGGTGGTACCGTCACCCCCTCAGCAGAGGCGCAGGAGGCGCTTCGGATTGCGTTCTCAGACGTCACCGACTCCGAAGCGGAAGCCGCCATGATCTACATGGTCGGTGACCCAGGCGATGCCGTCGCAGCGTGGCACGCTATCAAGGAGGCGCGCGATCCCGGGTTAGGCGCGGTCCAGCGGACTGCGAACCTTGCCACACCGCAGGAGGAATGGGCGCCGATCCGCCCCGGCGCCAAAGCGCTGATCATCCAGGGGACGCGAGACCAGATCGCTCCGCCCGCCAATGGAGAACAGCTGGCCGCCAGCAATCCTGGAAACACAAGGCTGCTGTCGATCGACGGGGCTGGGCATCTCTTCCCATTCCTGCAACCTGAGGAGACCGCCCGAAAGGTGCTGGACAGCATCTGA
- a CDS encoding SDR family NAD(P)-dependent oxidoreductase: MGSIEGKTIVITGGGSGIGRAIAKRFAADGALVVATDINDQGLAALEGIEGILTTHADVSSWEQVRASVQFAVDRTGKLDVYVNCAGIALNTLLVDTDPAKFALLQSIHVNGCFYGMKASLEHMRPQGSGNILNVISRVAETGTPNTSAYGAAKAAMWVLNRVAAAENKDAGICINALFPGMSLTGMTKDGALGDPSHLGAPDQEYDTFKMLATLDPGGDTGAVWSRGRVYPMFEGNDLSDLTGDLAAGRRGREK; encoded by the coding sequence ATGGGGAGCATCGAAGGCAAGACCATCGTCATCACAGGTGGTGGAAGCGGCATTGGGCGGGCCATCGCGAAGAGGTTCGCCGCAGATGGAGCCCTTGTTGTCGCCACCGATATCAACGACCAAGGACTGGCGGCGCTGGAAGGCATCGAAGGCATCCTCACTACCCACGCCGACGTCAGTTCCTGGGAGCAGGTCCGCGCGTCCGTCCAGTTCGCAGTTGACCGAACGGGCAAGCTCGACGTCTACGTCAACTGTGCCGGAATCGCGCTCAATACTCTTCTCGTAGACACTGACCCCGCGAAATTCGCGCTGCTTCAGTCCATCCACGTCAACGGCTGCTTCTATGGCATGAAGGCGTCCCTGGAGCACATGCGTCCCCAGGGGTCGGGGAACATTCTCAACGTGATCTCGCGAGTCGCCGAAACTGGGACACCGAACACCTCTGCCTACGGTGCGGCCAAGGCCGCGATGTGGGTACTCAACAGAGTTGCGGCGGCCGAAAACAAGGACGCGGGTATCTGCATCAATGCGCTCTTCCCGGGGATGTCTCTGACAGGGATGACCAAGGACGGCGCACTCGGGGATCCCTCGCATCTGGGCGCGCCCGACCAGGAGTACGACACCTTCAAGATGCTTGCGACTCTCGACCCTGGCGGGGACACCGGCGCGGTCTGGTCGCGCGGGCGGGTTTATCCGATGTTCGAGGGCAACGACCTTTCCGATCTGACCGGTGATCTGGCGGCAGGCCGGAGAGGCCGCGAGAAGTGA
- a CDS encoding RHS repeat-associated core domain-containing protein, translated as MVGNVPHRFSSHPERSGSTTGTILASWTYDTLAKGMLTSSSRFVDGKEYKTQTTGYDNGYRPTGAKTLIPAGAPAFAGTTYSTNTYYNPDGTVSAMVLPAAGGLPAEELYPLYDSLGRQSALSGAAGYASSITYTASGQVSQIIRSGTVWSALTLSYDTGTRDLKSLDETTRRNGTTFTQEALREYTRNTAGVVTKATTTGAAHTADVQCYTYGPLQAMTAAWSSATSDCADGPSGALGGPAPYSAKYTVDPDTGNRTSSTVKIGANGTPTTSTYSYPAAGAARPHAVTEVKATTGATTVTNPYQYDDSGSMTKRAGQTLTYDESGRVSSIADGTTTEKSIYTADGQLLLRWGGSDGASLFLGNTVLRTVGTTTTGVRSYQAAGITVAERTSGTGGGLWWLSPDPVGTVGLQINAATGTVTRRWMDPYGVARGGSNTWSSNFGYLNQPKSATGLTQLGARAYDAALGRFVTVDPLLDTSDPRHSNAYAYAFNSPISYSDASGLRPIIDAPNGKQYTPQQMKNASQANKPWTQPAGRGPKAAPPAAGNTAKAQAPWSITNWDSNSPMFTEANPYGDGGAAAEAIGITALVAVGVVCVIVSAGACIVAGVVIGAGTGAAQYTVTTAPEARTFEDGAYAGTLGGALGGVGVGVGLGVNRFLGGVAAKQAAAKAVPETLNFGSRAAAREGLPGDLAAVGNRFFRGATSKSQDFQAIGLPGGGYRLQFFSPANNPGYGKVYVQQIDSGGNIISRYKDTIGPDGFIERKFVQ; from the coding sequence GTGGTCGGGAACGTCCCGCACCGGTTCAGTTCTCATCCCGAACGCAGCGGCAGCACCACCGGGACCATCCTCGCGTCCTGGACCTACGACACCCTCGCGAAGGGCATGCTCACCTCGTCGTCACGCTTCGTCGACGGGAAGGAGTACAAGACCCAGACCACCGGCTATGACAACGGATACCGCCCCACCGGCGCTAAGACTCTGATCCCGGCCGGAGCTCCCGCGTTCGCGGGGACGACCTACTCGACGAATACGTACTACAACCCGGATGGCACTGTCTCCGCGATGGTGCTTCCGGCGGCGGGAGGACTGCCCGCTGAGGAGCTGTACCCGTTGTACGACTCGCTAGGGCGGCAGTCTGCCCTCTCGGGCGCTGCGGGATACGCCAGCTCGATCACCTATACGGCGAGCGGTCAAGTGAGTCAGATCATTCGCTCGGGAACGGTCTGGAGCGCGCTCACGCTCTCCTACGACACCGGCACCCGGGACCTCAAGTCGCTCGACGAAACCACTCGCCGAAACGGCACGACTTTTACGCAGGAAGCCCTGCGCGAGTACACCCGCAACACCGCAGGTGTCGTCACCAAGGCCACCACGACCGGGGCCGCTCACACAGCCGACGTGCAGTGCTACACCTACGGGCCGCTGCAGGCAATGACCGCAGCATGGTCCTCGGCCACCAGCGACTGCGCCGACGGCCCATCAGGTGCCTTGGGCGGACCTGCACCGTACTCCGCGAAGTACACGGTCGATCCGGACACAGGGAATCGAACGAGCAGCACCGTGAAGATCGGGGCCAACGGGACGCCCACGACCTCGACATACAGCTATCCGGCAGCCGGTGCCGCCCGGCCGCACGCCGTCACCGAGGTCAAGGCCACGACCGGAGCAACGACGGTCACGAACCCGTATCAATACGACGATTCCGGTTCGATGACCAAGCGTGCGGGGCAGACCCTCACCTACGACGAATCTGGCCGCGTCAGCTCAATCGCTGACGGCACCACAACCGAAAAGAGCATCTACACCGCCGACGGTCAGCTGCTCCTGCGGTGGGGTGGGTCTGACGGGGCATCGCTGTTCCTCGGTAATACTGTGCTGCGGACGGTAGGCACGACAACGACAGGCGTCCGGTCGTATCAGGCTGCCGGGATCACCGTCGCGGAACGCACCTCAGGGACCGGTGGTGGTCTGTGGTGGCTTTCCCCCGACCCCGTGGGGACGGTCGGTCTGCAGATCAACGCGGCCACAGGCACGGTAACCAGGCGGTGGATGGATCCGTACGGAGTGGCCCGAGGAGGATCGAACACCTGGTCGTCAAACTTCGGGTACCTCAATCAGCCGAAGTCTGCCACGGGTCTCACCCAGCTCGGTGCCCGCGCCTATGACGCGGCCCTTGGCAGGTTCGTCACGGTTGACCCGCTGCTCGACACATCCGACCCACGTCACTCCAACGCCTACGCCTACGCGTTCAACTCGCCCATCTCCTACTCGGATGCCAGCGGTCTGCGGCCCATCATCGATGCCCCGAATGGGAAGCAGTACACCCCGCAACAGATGAAGAATGCCAGCCAGGCGAACAAGCCGTGGACCCAGCCCGCAGGACGTGGACCGAAGGCAGCGCCGCCGGCGGCGGGGAACACCGCGAAGGCACAAGCCCCGTGGAGCATCACGAACTGGGACTCGAACTCGCCGATGTTCACCGAAGCGAACCCCTACGGGGACGGCGGGGCTGCGGCCGAGGCAATCGGAATCACGGCACTCGTGGCGGTGGGCGTCGTCTGCGTCATCGTCAGCGCCGGAGCGTGCATCGTCGCTGGCGTGGTCATAGGCGCCGGAACCGGTGCGGCACAGTACACAGTCACCACAGCACCAGAGGCACGCACTTTCGAAGATGGCGCGTACGCTGGCACGCTCGGGGGAGCTCTCGGCGGTGTAGGCGTCGGTGTCGGCCTCGGCGTCAACAGATTCCTAGGCGGCGTCGCAGCAAAACAGGCGGCCGCAAAGGCTGTGCCGGAGACTCTTAATTTCGGAAGCCGGGCAGCGGCGAGGGAGGGGCTACCTGGCGATCTGGCGGCTGTCGGGAACCGCTTCTTCCGTGGGGCAACCAGCAAGAGTCAGGACTTCCAAGCAATCGGACTCCCTGGAGGTGGGTATCGCCTCCAATTCTTCTCGCCAGCCAACAACCCGGGCTACGGGAAGGTTTACGTCCAACAGATTGATAGCGGCGGCAACATCATCAGTCGGTACAAAGATACCATCGGACCTGACGGCTTCATCGAAAGGAAGTTTGTCCAGTGA
- the nrdF gene encoding class 1b ribonucleoside-diphosphate reductase subunit beta: MTPSPKLTLVDHVQAINWNRIEDEKDLEVWNRLTGNFWLPEKVPLSNDVQSWNTLTEQEQLMTMRVFTGLTLLDTIQGTVGAVSLIPDALTPHEEAVYTNIAFMESVHAKSYSSIFSTLASTKEIDEAFRWSVENQNLQKKAQIIVDYYRGDDPLKRKVASTLLESFLFYSGFYLPIYWSSKAKLTNTADLIRLIIRDEAVHGYYIGYKYQRGLETETPERREELKDYTFSLLYELYENEVQYTQDLYDGVGLTEDVKKFLHYNANKALMNLGYEAMFPSTVTNVNPAILSALSPNSDENHDFFSGSGSSYVIGKAEATEDDDWDF, encoded by the coding sequence ATGACTCCCTCTCCGAAGCTCACGCTGGTCGACCACGTGCAGGCGATCAACTGGAACCGCATCGAGGACGAAAAGGACCTCGAGGTCTGGAACCGTCTGACGGGCAACTTCTGGTTGCCCGAGAAGGTGCCGCTGTCGAACGACGTGCAGTCGTGGAACACGCTCACCGAGCAAGAGCAGCTGATGACCATGCGCGTGTTCACCGGCTTGACGCTGCTCGACACCATTCAGGGCACGGTGGGCGCGGTCTCGCTGATCCCCGACGCGCTGACCCCGCACGAGGAGGCGGTGTACACCAACATCGCCTTCATGGAGTCGGTGCACGCCAAGAGCTACTCGTCGATCTTCTCGACCCTCGCGTCGACGAAGGAGATCGATGAGGCGTTCCGCTGGTCGGTCGAGAACCAGAACCTGCAGAAGAAGGCGCAGATCATCGTCGACTACTACCGTGGCGATGACCCGCTCAAGCGCAAGGTCGCTTCGACCCTGCTGGAGTCGTTCCTGTTCTACTCGGGCTTCTATCTGCCGATCTACTGGTCGTCGAAGGCGAAGCTGACCAACACCGCCGACCTGATCCGGTTGATCATCCGCGACGAGGCCGTGCACGGCTACTACATCGGCTACAAGTACCAGCGTGGGCTCGAGACCGAGACGCCCGAGCGTCGTGAAGAGCTCAAGGACTACACGTTCTCGCTGCTGTACGAGCTGTACGAGAACGAGGTGCAGTACACGCAAGACCTGTACGACGGTGTCGGGCTGACCGAGGACGTCAAGAAGTTCTTGCACTACAACGCCAACAAGGCGCTGATGAACCTGGGCTACGAGGCGATGTTCCCCTCGACCGTCACGAACGTGAACCCGGCGATCCTCTCGGCGCTGTCGCCCAACTCAGACGAGAACCACGACTTCTTCTCGGGGTCGGGCTCGTCGTACGTCATCGGCAAGGCCGAGGCCACCGAAGACGACGACTGGGACTTCTGA